In Ciona intestinalis unplaced genomic scaffold, KH HT000127.2, whole genome shotgun sequence, the sequence AGAAGTCATGCTTACAGCAGACACTGGTCCATTTATTGCATTGATCAATGGAATCACTTCATAACCAGGTGGAATGTTTACATCAAATGGAAGGTCATTTGCACTATCACCTGGAAGTTGGAAggatatattaaattaaacactacaaaagatattttatgGCAATAGTGATCTTAAAGGACTAAcattttgtctgccatacGCTGAGATATATTCAAGGTTTGCTGTTAaatgcccaaggacacatacacccacaataatGGCAGATATGAGCCTCAAACTCACATCCACTGGTTTATACAAGTGGACACATTATTCACTGTACAACGGCACCAAACCTACAACTACCAGGTCTCTTTCAACCTAATATAACATGTCAACTTACTTGAGTGAATAGATTCATAATCTTCTTCATTATTGGCTGTTGTTTCACTCAACGGTGGCAACTCGGACTTCTTACGTACAGCTCGTATTTGCAGCAAGGCACGGAATGATTGACGACATATGGGACATCCACTCTGCTGGAATCGCAACTGATTTGCTGAAACAAGGATGGTGGAAAATtagaaaagtttacaaattcTAAGTGATTAAAAATGGTTAAAGAAGTGATGGAAGCTACGTACTCTAATTTTAATTGTATGTAGTAAaagccatatatatatattttcgaCACTTAAAGCAATTGATAATGTTTtggagttttttttacaataagttGGGTAGATCCACAGCTGCATGATATTTTGACTTCAACCCACCACAAGTACTGCAGAGACATAGATGTTTGCATGGAAGTATCAAGGTATCTCTTGAATCTGAGAGACAAACAACACATTCTGAACTATCGTCATAATCATCATCTTCATTGTCAGGAACACCAGCGTCTCCATCTTGAAAAAGCAAGTGTTTAAATTGGATTCAGAATATGTAATTGACAATAACCCGAAGGGTATTACTGTATAATAGCGCAACATATGTTTCTGTTAATAAATTGAACTTTAGGTTTTGTCTAGATAGGTCATATGTTacttttgaaacaggggtTACATCATAAGTTTTGGCACCCAATTTTTACACCTAATGTCACCttaggttttaaaacatgggGCGATCATATGTTTAACCAGccaagttttaaagttttattttcaggtgTGTATAAACAAGCAGAGTCAAAGTATGTTGCATTctccacattaattaataaggttccctatgtttgacaactattaGTGTAAATGCTTTTCAACAATGCCATcacagattttattaaaaataaaaaaaggttacatttattaaacttaagaaACACCAAAAGCCCAAACACATTAGAACCCACCAGGTCCTCCAGCATCGTGTTTATTCTCAATCCCGTATATTTCCTGTAGCAGGTAGCATACACCACTGATCTAAAAagatttgaaatttatttaactgaaaataaaaacatttattaatgtGTACATTCAACAACTTAATGTTACACCAGAGACTTGATTTGAAGAAgcattgtataatatttttagaagTCAATATGACAGggtaaaaaacattacatGCATCGCATTAATTTCTGTTCATATACAAGAACAAATCCATAGAAACAGAggttatacatatataaaaaacattgactacaaaaccaaaaaacattgactacaaaaccaaaaaacatTGACTACAAAACTTTTagaatattattaatttttaaacttttcagtAGAAAACATGTTCAACAGAGCAATAGTAGTTAAGATCAACTTACTGCTTGTTTCTGCTTGAGTAGTTTTATCGTCCATGTCTCATCAGGTAACTGTGAATGGAGGTAAAATTAGAACAAACCAGCTGATTCATGCTGGGTGTGTCAATGGTTTAATATAATCTATTCAAGTGAAGTCAGTGGGGAATCACCATGACCATACTATAATAATGCTCATAAGACTTaacataacaaataaaaatgaaacttttagtCTAGAAATTAAAGAAAAGTTAACACGCACTTTGtgttaaaagaaacaaaaactaaaGTAGTTTTTTACAGTGTCAAGCCTTTGAAATGATTTTACAAGATGGGTAGCTTAAAAACAATGTGAACATAGAGTTAATAATTGATGTTTTGAAATGCTTGTAAATACTTTGAaccaatatttgtttgttcatgCTTACGTCACTAACCCAACAAAGATagctatatacataaatacattatGGTGGTGAAACTATgggtaatataaaaacaaaaactaagtCCAGCCTAATGGCATAACACAGTTTGTGAGGCTGAAAATGtagaatgtattttttaaatccaaaatGAATTCTTACCCCTTCAAACATAGCATAAGCAATATGGCTGTGGTCAGCATAGTCTGGTCCACATTCTGCACAGACTTGGATAGCAATAGGAATGTTGTTGTAATCCCATTTTGTCTGCAAAGTGAAATCAACACATTAAAACTAAGGGGTAAGTAGTGGAAGCTGCTAATACTACAAAACCATACACTCTTATCATAACAGTTTTATGCTAtgtaataatttgtttattgggTGAATCATAGTCAACTAACAAGGGTATGCAAGGTATGCATGCCGGGAAACCTAGTAATCTTGTATGTATGATACACAATGTGAATATTCCCATCTGAGTAGTCTACACATTGTCGTTAATTGGTAATATCATACCAACTTATATATGGCCTAAAGAGCACCCTGGCTTGCCAAGTATAAGACCTAAATGTTAAAGCCAATACTTAAATATCTGCAAGCTATGTTTAGAATAAGTTAAATTATATGTTACATAAGATACATAAATAATATGTACCATGGCGCTCTGGTTGGaatgtttgtataatatgGCAGGGTTGATCACATGACTGGGTAAACAGAACTGTTGGTTTGAACCAGCGTTATATTGCACGGTATCACTTCGACAATTCGTACAACTTAAGCTGAAGctgaaaatttaatgaaacattattacccaacaaaaaaacaatttgtatgGAAAATAAACATGCGTTATTAGATATAAATTATTACTTAAATCATGCCTTGCACAAactagaaaataataaaacttctGGAAATAGTCTAAAATCAGTAACAGTTTCATATAGTGTTATACTGTTACGTTATTTTATTGTAGTCTGTTTTATGCTGCCAATTCTAGCCAAAAATtagcaattttaaaacttgaaatAAAGTATGGGGACTTGTCCTTATCAAGaacagtatttaaaacactttaaaacatttcttactTGACTGTCTTGTTTTCCATTTCTTCTGAACAGTTGTAATAAACTGTTATAGAACATGGGCAGTCAGCATCAAATGTAAACTCAAGGTTGTAAAGTGCATCAGTTTCTGGCCCATGTTCTGCAGCCTCTGGCGGGTCATCTGGGTTTGTGATTAAATCTTCAGGCTTCAGCTGAGGACGGGCTACCCTGAAGTGGAAaagaattttttgaatttgagTATTCAGATCCTATTAAAATGAgatgtttatataataaaattgattggacttgatttttgttaattactTATTTCAAAGCACTTGATCCTCAATTTTAGTTTGgagtttacttttattatggGATGGAGTTTCCCAACTGGTGTCAAAAACAACAGAACTCTTACTGCTatttgtttcacttttttaaaccaattgcTATCAAATAGTAAATTatacaaagaaacaaacagGTTAAAACAAGTTCAGATTACTGTGTGTATTGATTGAGCAGACATCTCGACCACTTGTGTTGACTAGGTTTAATTATAACAATGACAATAACACACATGTTCAAAGATTGAATCCATTGTCTACATACCCAATGCTGGCATATGTACATTGTATGTACAGACATAATGTATGCACGCAATCTATTCATACATGCAAACAGTTACATATTAACAAAGATGTACAATACAACAATAAATATGCAGGTGTTTATTACCTAATCAGCCTGAGGGAATCTTTTCTTATATTCACCAAACATTTCAAGGCACGTATTGGTTGGTTTGGGTTGGAGGATTGATATggaaactaaaaacaaacaatttccaTTTTAACCGCAAACAAAACATCagcaattattaaattaattttgaagGTAAATGGATtgagtatataatatatgcatAGCGTgaagttgaaaaaaatatctggggtgacattgttaaaatgcagttggAACTAGAATTTCAAAAAACATCATTGATTAGTGTGGCGAATAATCATAAATAGTCCTGCTCGTTTCTATAGACAGTTATTAGCAGGAGTAAGATGTTTTAAgctgtgtttataaaataccaaattCTCCCTTGATGGAAACATTGAGgaataataaacttataaacCCAAACAAATTCAGGAAAACAAACAACCATCCTAATGATATTTTTAGGTCTAAGCAATTTAAACCTTAGTTACAAACAAACTTAATTTCAAATATGGGAAACTTGATTAAATAATGTGGTAATACTTGTAAATAAGCTTGTTTGTAAAAACACTTAGCAGTAGGGAAACTATGTTAAAAGTTGTTTGAAAACTTACAGTATGTGGACGAGGTCCAAGGAGATTTAAATCTGAATTTTCTCCAAATAAATAAGCTTCTGGTTGAACAATATCAAATTTCTTTCCTCCCATAAAAAAATGGGGTCCAAAATAGTTacctgaaaaaaacataacattaaatatacattaacaaGGAAATTCCacataaataaagaattaCAATTCAATtcctaatttttattttaaatatagtacaTACCGGATTTTGGAGGGTAATAATAAGGTAGTGTGTTTGTTTCTTCCAACTGTTCAACAGTGGTACTTTGTCGACCCAAAAGGTTTCCCATAACGAGCTGTTATGTGGAACTCACCAAGACTTGGGCTTTCCTATGCCAATATTTTTGTAGTATCACCTtagaaacaattaaattacattaacaacttttcaataaattaaCTACACAAAATTAATCCAATTAAGTTAAGTTACAATAAGCGCAATCATAAAATAGACTTTCTTTTACTCGACTGAATTCCAAAACAATACACAAAGTTATATCGGGGACCACGGTTATTCTAAATTATAGTATACACAACTCGAATATTTCGTGGCGATTTGGGATAATGTTTAGTGGgatcataaaaataaaacttgcaaGTTTACAATATTATCGTGTTGATATAAAATCTATAATTACGGTTATTTTTACTTGTAGTATTTGGAATCCTAGTAGTGAAG encodes:
- the LOC100177905 gene encoding E3 ubiquitin-protein ligase MGRN1-like isoform X2, with translation MGNLLGRQSTTVEQLEETNTLPYYYPPKSGNYFGPHFFMGGKKFDIVQPEAYLFGENSDLNLLGPRPHTFPYQSSNPNQPIRALKCLVNIRKDSLRLIRVARPQLKPEDLITNPDDPPEAAEHGPETDALYNLEFTFDADCPCSITVYYNCSEEMENKTVNFSLSCTNCRSDTVQYNAGSNQQFCLPSHVINPAILYKHSNQSAMTKWDYNNIPIAIQVCAECGPDYADHSHIAYAMFEGLPDETWTIKLLKQKQAISGVCYLLQEIYGIENKHDAGGPDGDAGVPDNEDDDYDDSSECVVCLSDSRDTLILPCKHLCLCSTCANQLRFQQSGCPICRQSFRALLQIRAVRKKSELPPLSETTANNEEDYESIHSSDSANDLPFDVNIPPGYEVIPLINAINGPVSAVSMTSLSVDGSERGRAPSSVSNLSIRSSSRRSWRKKKETIVVEVQNEVSPSHEDPDVVITRNGSGRKKRSHKKQGSIKKVPAKSLLQVAEAGEPSTSIGSNVEINVVTDIESNKAVPSINPPEIEISEEQNTKDEPTIPPVSNSNDEMVKITSEVKDLYENAAQMTESGQSSNTSSSELLSQNDVRTSADQLDIFVEDGSFITPKKSDKQSEETV
- the LOC100177905 gene encoding E3 ubiquitin-protein ligase MGRN1-like isoform X1, with amino-acid sequence MGNLLGRQSTTVEQLEETNTLPYYYPPKSGNYFGPHFFMGGKKFDIVQPEAYLFGENSDLNLLGPRPHTFPYQSSNPNQPIRALKCLVNIRKDSLRLIRVARPQLKPEDLITNPDDPPEAAEHGPETDALYNLEFTFDADCPCSITVYYNCSEEMENKTVNFSLSCTNCRSDTVQYNAGSNQQFCLPSHVINPAILYKHSNQSAMTKWDYNNIPIAIQVCAECGPDYADHSHIAYAMFEGLPDETWTIKLLKQKQAISGVCYLLQEIYGIENKHDAGGPDGDAGVPDNEDDDYDDSSECVVCLSDSRDTLILPCKHLCLCSTCANQLRFQQSGCPICRQSFRALLQIRAVRKKSELPPLSETTANNEEDYESIHSSDSANDLPFDVNIPPGYEVIPLINAINGPVSAVSMTSLSVDGSERGRAPSSVSNLSIRSSSRRSWRKKKETIVVEVQNEVSPSHEDPDVVITRNGSGRKKRSHKKQGSIKKVPAKSLLQVAEAGEPSTSIESNVELNVVTDIESNKAVPSINPPEIEISEEQNTKDEPTIPPVSNSNDEMVKITSEVKDLYENAAQMTESGQSSNTSSSELLSQNDVRTSADQLDIFVEDGSFITPKKSDKQSEETV